Proteins from a single region of Dyadobacter fanqingshengii:
- a CDS encoding outer membrane beta-barrel protein, whose translation MARFTTLLFFFFTALSLNAQSISGSVINEAKRPASFSVVKLFETTDSSLVKGTIANEAGQYEFTGIRTGSYYVKASLVGMLDQNSLTVTLHDRQSVRLDPLMMMQAQQVLNELVVKAQKPTIEQLVDKTVLNIATDQVAQGKSAYELLQQAPGVMIDPNDNIRMGGKQGVNVFIDGKPINLSSTDLANLLRGTAASNIDKIELISNPSARFDAQGGAGVINIRLRRNKNDGMNGNVSGGYGQSNHYRANLALDLNYRAKRLSLYANVSGSDNDQITKVLLDRNASGLQFVQRGFDTDGTRAVVYKTGIEYSLTTKQTLGLVVAGNAAFNRFGTNSGTSIINSKGQVDSSIVNRVFNPNQNNRLNVALNYRYADTLGLELNADADFTIFSNDSPSNIVSNYISADGLPLFKRQVRFEANTGIRIGTMRADIVKEWKKKQVKLETGFKHIHVAATNDLLAFSGADDQLDVNRTNRFTYREIVSAAYASLNHSNRTWSMQAGVRAERTAVQGRSVDRLSRIIDRPDTTYFNLFPTGYIQYQISGNGQLGFNYGRRIGRPSYQDLNPFIYQIDPYTSQRGNPFLMPSYTQNAELSYTYKWATNVKLSYGHTSGFSTDVMQQKGLTAHQTVANVGQVNALNLSLSTPYRFTKWWSAYLYAAATLNRFQGNFSADETFDQHALAFESYVQNTFTISKSWQAQLSGFWNAPTTQTVYRIGGLGALNLSIERKVLKGEGKLALNVDDLLNTMRWRQSTSFGSQQFNIDRKWESRRVSIRFAYRFGRSEIKGAREPRTNNDASRIKTNGNL comes from the coding sequence ATGGCACGCTTTACAACTTTACTATTTTTCTTTTTTACTGCACTTTCATTAAATGCCCAATCCATCAGCGGCAGTGTCATCAATGAAGCAAAGCGTCCAGCTTCTTTTTCAGTAGTTAAACTTTTTGAAACGACAGATTCGAGCTTGGTGAAAGGAACGATCGCTAATGAAGCCGGGCAATATGAATTTACTGGCATCCGCACCGGCAGCTATTATGTCAAAGCTTCGCTAGTTGGTATGCTTGATCAGAATAGCTTAACAGTAACCCTGCACGACCGCCAGTCGGTCAGGCTTGATCCGCTGATGATGATGCAGGCACAGCAGGTATTAAATGAACTGGTAGTCAAAGCGCAAAAACCTACTATCGAACAACTGGTTGATAAGACGGTATTAAATATAGCCACTGACCAGGTCGCCCAAGGAAAGTCGGCTTATGAGTTATTACAGCAAGCGCCAGGCGTCATGATCGATCCGAACGATAACATTCGCATGGGCGGCAAGCAGGGCGTGAATGTATTCATCGATGGCAAGCCAATTAACCTGTCTTCAACAGATCTTGCCAACCTGCTCCGCGGCACTGCTGCCAGCAACATTGATAAAATTGAATTGATTTCAAATCCTTCTGCACGTTTCGATGCTCAGGGTGGGGCCGGCGTCATCAATATTCGGCTCCGTCGGAATAAAAATGATGGCATGAATGGAAATGTCTCTGGCGGATACGGACAAAGTAATCACTACCGCGCCAATCTGGCGCTTGACCTTAATTACAGGGCAAAACGTTTAAGCTTATACGCTAATGTTTCAGGAAGTGATAATGATCAGATCACCAAAGTACTGCTTGACCGGAATGCCAGTGGCCTGCAATTCGTGCAACGTGGCTTTGACACAGATGGGACGCGCGCGGTCGTCTACAAGACGGGTATCGAATATTCTTTAACTACAAAGCAAACCCTCGGACTGGTTGTAGCGGGCAATGCGGCTTTCAACCGGTTTGGTACTAATTCCGGCACGAGCATCATAAACAGCAAGGGCCAGGTGGATTCCAGCATTGTAAACCGGGTCTTTAACCCAAATCAGAATAATCGGCTTAATGTCGCCTTAAATTACCGATACGCCGATACGCTCGGATTGGAATTGAATGCAGATGCAGATTTTACGATTTTCAGTAACGATTCTCCTAGCAACATTGTCAGCAATTATATTAGTGCCGATGGGCTGCCGTTGTTCAAACGGCAAGTACGTTTTGAAGCCAATACCGGCATCCGGATCGGCACTATGCGTGCGGATATTGTAAAGGAATGGAAGAAAAAACAGGTAAAGCTAGAAACCGGCTTTAAACATATCCACGTAGCTGCCACCAATGATCTATTGGCTTTTTCAGGAGCCGACGACCAACTGGATGTGAATCGCACAAACCGGTTTACTTATCGCGAAATTGTCAGCGCAGCTTATGCTTCACTAAACCATTCAAATAGAACATGGTCCATGCAGGCCGGTGTTCGTGCTGAAAGAACTGCGGTACAAGGCCGCTCAGTAGACCGGTTAAGCCGTATTATTGATCGCCCGGATACCACCTATTTTAATTTGTTTCCTACCGGCTATATTCAATATCAGATCTCAGGAAATGGCCAGCTCGGATTCAATTATGGCAGAAGGATAGGTCGGCCCAGTTACCAGGACCTGAATCCGTTCATTTACCAGATTGATCCATACACTAGTCAGCGTGGCAATCCGTTTCTCATGCCTTCCTATACGCAGAACGCAGAACTCAGTTACACTTATAAATGGGCCACAAACGTGAAGCTTTCCTATGGGCATACGAGTGGGTTTTCAACCGATGTAATGCAGCAAAAAGGTCTGACTGCACACCAAACTGTCGCAAACGTGGGCCAGGTAAACGCTCTGAACCTCTCGCTAAGCACGCCTTATAGATTTACGAAATGGTGGAGCGCTTACCTTTATGCAGCAGCAACCTTGAACCGTTTTCAGGGCAACTTTTCAGCTGATGAAACATTCGACCAGCATGCGCTTGCCTTTGAAAGCTACGTTCAAAATACTTTTACTATCTCCAAGTCGTGGCAAGCACAATTATCGGGTTTCTGGAATGCTCCGACCACCCAAACCGTCTACCGCATTGGTGGCCTGGGCGCATTAAATTTAAGCATTGAACGGAAAGTATTAAAAGGGGAGGGTAAGCTTGCACTGAATGTTGACGATCTCTTAAATACGATGCGTTGGCGGCAATCTACATCCTTTGGGTCGCAACAATTCAATATTGACCGCAAATGGGAAAGCCGCCGTGTTTCAATAAGGTTTGCTTATCGATTTGGACGCAGCGAGATAAAGGGTGCCCGGGAGCCGCGTACAAACAATGATGCAAGCCGGATTAAGACAAACGGGAATTTATAA
- a CDS encoding PAS domain S-box protein gives MIRETESVGSGKSGCFDLKTIYRDLFELNPQPMWVYDLQTLCILDVNIAAVNHYLYTREEFLNLNLKDLRPAAEIPKMQAAVEKLTIENLLVTGGSYKHQKRNGEIIDVQLQGNIISFDGKKAEMVIVTDITVLLRAQENSLLLLERLRDAQKIARIGYWTRNINEDISQWCSEMYKIYGRNPETFIPTRQNLVDCFHADDRYLLSEEVLSALATNQNTDYEHRIITEQGEVRWVSQRVELQYGHYGVPVAIKGIIQDITEKKKTDEKFKTIFEQTSDAIILGSLECNRLEFNDAAVNMLGYTQKELSEHMPYQMLTKLSTGSQNAIFEQFKAGEAGSGTTEIRRTDGSDIIVNFNFKPDILPGLHLCVLTDITDRVQNQNKLLASERRFKALVQEGADLIGILDLEGNYKFVSESSYPILGFHPSEFIGKNAFDFIHPDDREQIIGHFSKLSEIKRIKMSPFRFRNSKGNWRWIRTVAINLFGDPAIDGIVVSSRDITEAVFNRGALKRSNERYKSIMKAANQAIYDWDIEKDNVEWGNGFHAIFGYQSNSHNSGEWYKNIHVDDKTKVLAELTKSIEDSNIDVAVSEFRYTKENGEVALVEHRIVFLRNRLGVAIRAVGSLKDITGYKQNLITIQLQNKKLKEIAWAQSHMARAPLARMMGLVDLIKNYPNTDIEKSKILDLFLQSATEFDQIIKEISEHTNDDQ, from the coding sequence ATGATTAGAGAGACAGAGAGTGTTGGAAGTGGTAAATCCGGGTGTTTTGATCTTAAAACCATATACCGGGATTTGTTTGAGTTAAATCCCCAACCCATGTGGGTATATGACCTGCAAACCCTTTGCATACTGGATGTGAACATTGCAGCGGTAAATCATTACTTATATACCAGAGAAGAATTCTTAAATCTTAACCTGAAAGATCTTCGTCCAGCCGCTGAAATTCCAAAAATGCAGGCTGCGGTAGAGAAGCTGACCATTGAAAACTTGCTGGTCACCGGTGGTAGTTATAAGCATCAGAAGAGAAATGGAGAAATCATAGATGTACAGCTGCAGGGAAACATTATTTCTTTTGATGGCAAGAAAGCGGAAATGGTTATTGTAACAGACATTACAGTACTCCTTAGAGCCCAGGAAAACAGTCTATTATTACTTGAAAGGCTTCGCGATGCACAAAAAATTGCAAGGATCGGTTACTGGACCCGTAATATAAATGAGGACATTTCGCAGTGGTGCAGTGAAATGTATAAGATCTATGGAAGAAACCCTGAAACTTTTATTCCGACGCGACAGAACCTGGTCGACTGCTTTCATGCGGATGACCGTTATCTTTTAAGTGAGGAGGTTTTATCTGCATTGGCTACCAATCAGAATACCGACTATGAGCACCGTATCATTACTGAACAGGGAGAGGTGAGATGGGTATCTCAACGGGTGGAGCTTCAATATGGACACTACGGGGTCCCTGTGGCTATCAAAGGGATTATTCAGGATATTACTGAGAAAAAAAAGACAGATGAAAAGTTCAAAACCATCTTCGAACAAACGAGCGATGCCATCATTTTAGGAAGCCTTGAGTGCAATCGTTTGGAATTTAATGATGCTGCGGTGAATATGCTGGGTTACACCCAAAAAGAATTGAGCGAACATATGCCTTATCAAATGTTGACCAAGCTTTCCACGGGAAGCCAGAATGCAATTTTTGAACAATTTAAGGCAGGTGAGGCAGGCAGTGGCACGACAGAAATAAGGCGAACAGATGGCTCAGACATTATTGTTAATTTCAATTTTAAACCAGATATTCTACCAGGACTTCATCTGTGTGTACTCACTGATATTACGGACCGTGTTCAAAATCAAAACAAGCTCCTGGCGAGTGAAAGAAGGTTTAAGGCCCTTGTGCAGGAAGGCGCAGATTTGATTGGTATTCTAGACCTTGAAGGAAATTACAAGTTCGTCAGTGAAAGTTCTTACCCGATATTGGGCTTCCACCCCTCCGAATTTATTGGGAAAAATGCTTTTGATTTCATTCATCCGGATGACCGAGAGCAGATTATCGGCCACTTTTCAAAGCTGTCGGAAATAAAGCGAATAAAAATGAGCCCTTTCAGATTCAGGAATTCGAAAGGAAACTGGCGATGGATCCGTACGGTAGCAATAAACCTGTTTGGTGACCCAGCCATAGATGGCATTGTCGTAAGTTCCAGAGATATCACAGAAGCGGTATTTAATCGCGGCGCATTGAAACGAAGCAATGAACGGTATAAATCGATCATGAAGGCGGCAAATCAAGCCATCTATGATTGGGATATTGAAAAAGATAATGTAGAGTGGGGAAATGGGTTCCACGCCATATTTGGATATCAGTCTAACAGTCACAACAGCGGTGAATGGTATAAAAATATACATGTCGATGATAAGACGAAGGTATTAGCTGAATTAACAAAAAGCATAGAAGATAGTAATATAGACGTTGCTGTATCAGAGTTCAGATATACCAAAGAGAATGGTGAGGTGGCACTGGTAGAGCACCGGATTGTCTTTTTACGAAATCGGCTAGGCGTGGCGATCCGGGCTGTGGGATCGTTGAAAGACATTACAGGCTACAAGCAGAACCTGATCACCATCCAGCTTCAAAACAAAAAATTGAAAGAGATAGCCTGGGCCCAGTCCCACATGGCCAGGGCACCGTTAGCCCGTATGATGGGTCTTGTTGACCTGATTAAAAATTATCCAAATACGGATATTGAAAAAAGTAAAATACTGGATCTTTTTCTACAATCCGCAACCGAATTTGATCAAATAATCAAAGAGATATCGGAACATACTAATGACGATCAGTGA
- a CDS encoding helix-turn-helix domain-containing protein, with product MSFYFNVYSAVLLFGFLQGWIYALLLWIRGQREGRLSDYLLGWVLVALCFNIWVYMLGFGGVEILWQRLNFFPRTLSFLLPPLYYFYLRSQFDTGFRFKWRDLIHVAPFLLEATYRLTIFAGGPSFVHYWEKTFHGPWHLDDLLFVSSTAQHVVYLYWSFRLYHHYRSWVKTQFSNVEPVSFRWFRNFLIALSLLVSIDFLVTVVDLWLNLSFWQDWWNNLAGVILIYYVSIAGYAQRQPGRQLTFSDSGSANPASSSDEVQKKTPATANLDQDRIYQQVLNLMDTEKPYLNPDLSLPDLARQMKINAPTLSLAINVGSSHNFNDFVNAYRVSEFKQQALLPGNAHLSLLGIALECGFNSKATFNRAFKKLENQSPGEFVASRNLDQ from the coding sequence ATGAGCTTCTACTTCAATGTCTACTCGGCAGTCCTCTTGTTTGGCTTTTTGCAGGGCTGGATATATGCCCTGCTGCTGTGGATTCGCGGCCAACGGGAAGGGCGCCTGTCTGATTATCTGCTGGGCTGGGTACTGGTTGCCCTTTGTTTTAACATCTGGGTATATATGTTGGGTTTTGGCGGTGTTGAGATTCTTTGGCAAAGACTCAATTTTTTCCCGCGAACCCTGAGTTTCTTGCTTCCTCCCCTTTACTACTTTTATCTGCGCAGCCAGTTTGATACCGGTTTCAGATTTAAATGGCGGGATCTAATCCATGTTGCACCCTTCTTACTTGAGGCAACTTATCGCCTTACTATATTTGCTGGCGGACCCTCGTTTGTTCATTATTGGGAGAAGACATTTCATGGGCCTTGGCATCTGGATGATTTGTTGTTTGTAAGCAGTACTGCGCAGCATGTAGTTTACCTTTATTGGTCGTTTCGGCTCTACCATCATTATCGGTCCTGGGTTAAAACACAATTTTCAAACGTTGAACCTGTAAGCTTTCGTTGGTTTCGAAATTTTCTCATAGCCCTTTCGCTGCTGGTCTCAATCGACTTCCTTGTAACCGTGGTGGATCTTTGGTTGAACCTGAGTTTTTGGCAAGACTGGTGGAATAATCTGGCAGGTGTAATCCTGATCTACTACGTAAGTATTGCCGGATACGCGCAGCGCCAACCGGGTCGCCAACTTACCTTTTCGGATTCAGGGTCTGCCAATCCAGCTTCATCCTCCGACGAAGTCCAAAAAAAAACACCCGCCACGGCAAATTTGGATCAGGACAGAATTTATCAACAAGTACTGAATCTGATGGACACTGAAAAGCCTTACCTAAATCCTGATTTATCACTTCCTGACCTGGCCAGGCAAATGAAGATAAATGCCCCAACACTATCGCTGGCAATAAACGTTGGCAGCAGCCATAATTTCAATGATTTTGTGAACGCTTACCGGGTAAGCGAATTTAAGCAACAGGCGCTTCTACCGGGCAATGCGCATTTAAGCTTGTTGGGAATTGCCCTGGAATGCGGTTTTAACTCAAAAGCAACATTTAACCGTGCGTTCAAAAAACTGGAAAATCAATCTCCTGGTGAATTTGTAGCTTCGCGAAACTTAGACCAATGA
- a CDS encoding helix-turn-helix domain-containing protein: MKIYIKYMVSRRCKLMVKAELAALGICHSIIELGEVELDDDLTEEQRELLHLALLKSGLELMEDKKAQLIEKIKTIIIEMIYNDEDVPKLTNSAFLEEKLAYDYTYLANIFSEVTATTVEHYIIAHKIERVKELLIYDELTLTQISHLLNYSSVAHLSFQFKKVTGLTASFFKGLKHKKRVPLEDV, encoded by the coding sequence ATGAAGATTTATATCAAATACATGGTAAGCCGAAGGTGTAAGCTTATGGTCAAAGCCGAATTAGCAGCGCTAGGAATATGTCACAGTATTATAGAACTTGGAGAAGTTGAGCTTGATGACGACCTGACAGAAGAGCAGCGGGAATTGCTGCATTTGGCATTGTTAAAATCGGGGCTGGAATTGATGGAAGACAAAAAGGCACAGCTTATCGAGAAAATAAAAACCATTATTATAGAAATGATCTATAATGATGAAGATGTTCCTAAGCTTACTAATTCTGCATTTTTAGAGGAAAAACTGGCATACGATTACACTTATCTCGCCAACATTTTTTCAGAAGTCACGGCTACAACGGTAGAACATTACATTATTGCCCATAAAATTGAGCGCGTTAAAGAGCTCCTTATCTACGACGAGCTTACCCTTACACAGATTTCTCACCTACTCAATTACAGCAGCGTAGCGCACTTATCTTTTCAATTTAAAAAGGTTACAGGGCTGACCGCTTCTTTTTTCAAAGGCCTTAAGCATAAAAAGCGGGTGCCGTTAGAGGATGTGTGA